In the Theobroma cacao cultivar B97-61/B2 chromosome 1, Criollo_cocoa_genome_V2, whole genome shotgun sequence genome, one interval contains:
- the LOC18611094 gene encoding uncharacterized protein LOC18611094 isoform X3 has protein sequence MYQRAKSFLFFLVLSCTLFCLTTCEPCSVNGVPKMEEYDGCEYYGDNHHTGFQETIIGDSNSGYDTGTSMTGLTVESICTDSHSFCFPSTLPGFSTEETKLEVGSLEVSRSQSDSASSYIEPSNLRGQANNKSWFSNHGMFKLLNGRMVSCSLSSRDGIHEFSSNANQNDISCRGSLQYQESANVRMKNNREVTKSGSFDVSSFPNVDVSPPVLDWGQKYLFLPSVAYLTVANTCNESDLHVYEPFSTNMQFYPCNFSELLLGPGEVATICFVFLPRWVGLSSAHLILQTSSGGFLVQARGFAVESPYEIQPLVSLDIPPSGQLSKNLSLFNPFDETVYLEEITAWISVSLGNTTHHSEAVCSKENFQGYNGHSLLSAEDWLVMNSGKFGFPLMAMRPHRNWEINPQSSETIIEIDLSFEAKGKIFGAFCMKLGRSSQDKSDTVMVPLEVDLDKIASYEDHSSSLSVSLEALVPYDGSETVFIAISVENAAPYVLNFVKISEVADTKIFHIKYMEGLLLFPGVVTQVAVIPCNKFPVEIQNSASEASDTIRSCKLLIMTNDSISPQIEVPCEDIIHICKEHQKGLSMGFEHQSEKVNFGNSRTGSLGDGMRLASWAKVLEIAEADELVLGNWKSQGTTNGMSVLDDHEVLFPMVQVGSHCSKWITVKNPSKQPVIMQLILNSGEIVDECRSQDVFMQPPPGSLSHNLSAIPMRYGFSIGESARTEAYVQPYGTASFGPILFHPSNRCGWRSSALIRNNLSGVEWLSLRGFGGSISLVLFEGSEPIRSVEFNLNLPTSLNISPPQMFFHIEETTYACSQPFLKELYARNTGDLPLEVRSIEVSGTECVLDGFMVHTCKGFSLEPGESTKLLISYQPDFTAVMVHRELELALATDILVIPMKATLPVHMLNLCKKSVFWMRLKKLSIAVLLSVSLLFLIFCFIFHQAMVLGFQDYLYKSEKNPITTIRTGGKSSRVNRSQRNSRFSTSAEMDGMLSSVGDVKSLKEGSNGRCLNGQVRTKEQGLTDPNAKLTPENDREINSFLDPQGNSSLPSLPSKSAVGENPDTKEAPQAGTLTIRTGKEKGRRRRKRKGRFTGLIEVSSSQSGNSTPSSPLSPITSVTSNRTWSFSLELDQSVEARNPFTQLADQTCEKVQVPEPISKANVLGPKVSVEHGSNNWYSSTQVQSTVSKPVLLPSATFPSAGRATPSLLSSSPPLASTSVMAPHARAPGSKLCDQKTIKAVGKARLGDEYTYDIWGDHFSGLHLMDSSKDVVAMNSSTAENDSDSFFVRGPQTLMKKSQPRFNLSTGSPHAVCNITTKGR, from the exons ATGTATCAGCGGGCTAAAtcattcctttttttcttggttCTGTCATGTACCCTTTTTTGCTTAACTACATGTGAACCATGTTCTGTAAACGGGGTGCCAAAAATGGAGGAATATGACGGGTGTGAGTACTATGGAGATAATCATCATACTGGTTTTCAAGAAACTATTATTGGTGATTCAAATTCTGGCTATGATACAGGAACTTCAATGACTGGTTTAACTGTTGAGAGTATCTGCACCGATTCTCATTCATTCTGTTTTCCTTCAACATTGCCTGGCTTTTCAACTGAAGAGACTAAACTTGAAGTTGGCAGTTTAGAAGTTTCTAGGAGTCAGTCTGATAGTGCTTCATCTTATATAGAACCAAGTAACCTTAGGGGGCAGGCAAATAACAAAAGTTGGTTCTCTAATCACGGtatgtttaaattattaaatggcAGGATGGTTTCTTGTTCTTTGTCTTCGAGAGATGGCATCCATGAGTTTTCATCTAATGCTAATCAAAATGATATTTCGTGTAGAGGATCTTTACAATATCAGGAGAGTGCAAATGTTAGGATGAAAAACAACAGGGAGGTGACCAAATCAGGTTCTTTTGATGTATCGTCTTTCCCTAATGTAGATGTAAGTCCTCCTGTATTAGATTGGGgacaaaaatatttgtttttaccTTCAGTGGCTTACTTGACTGTAGCAAATACATGCAACGAGAGTGATTTACATGTCTATGAACCATTTAGTACCAATATGCAGTTCTATCCCTGCAATTTTAGTGAGCTTTTGCTAGGACCTGGTGAAGTAGCTAcaatatgttttgtttttttaccTAGATGGGTGGGCTTGTCATCAGCTCACCTTATCTTGCAGACAAGCTCCGGTGGTTTCCTGGTTCAGGCTAGGGGTTTTGCTGTTGAGTCCCCTTATGAGATTCAGCCATTAGTAAGCCTGGATATTCCTCCTAGTGGACAGTTGAGTAAGAATCTGTCTTTGTTTAATCCTTTTGATGAAACCGTCTACTTGGAGGAAATAACTGCATGGATATCAGTTTCTCTAGGGAATACTACCCATCATAGTGAAGCAGTTTGTAGTAAAGAAAACTTCCAGGGTTATAATGGGCACAGCTTGCTTAGTGCTGAGGATTGGTTGGTCATGAACAGTGGTAAATTTGGTTTTCCACTTATGGCTATGAGGCCACACAGGAACTGGGAGATTAACCCTCAAAGCAGTGAAACCATCATCGAGATTGATTTATCCTTTgaagcaaaaggaaaaatttttgGTGCTTTTTGTATGAAGTTGGGGAGGTCTTCACAAGACAAGTCTGATACAGTTATGGTTCCTCTTGAAGTTGATTTAGATAAGATAGCATCCTATGAGGATCACTCAAGTTCTCTTTCAGTTTCTCTTGAGGCTCTGGTGCCATATGATGGCAGTGAAACTGTTTTCATTGCCATCTCTGTGGAAAATGCTGCTCCTTATGTGCtcaattttgtcaaaattaGTGAAGTTGCAGATACAAAGATTTTCCATATCAAGTACATGGAAGGGTTGCTGCTGTTCCCTGGTGTTGTTACCCAGGTTGCTGTGATTCCCTGCAATAAATTTCCagttgaaattcaaaattctgCTTCTGAAGCATCTGACACGATCAGAAGTTGTAAATTGCTTATAATGACAAACGATTCTATTAGCCCTCAGATTGAAGTTCCTTGTGAGGATATAATCCATATTTGTAAGGAACATCAGAAAGGTTTGTCTATGGGTTTTGAGCATCAGTCTGAAAAGGTTAACTTTGGCAATTCAAGGACAGGGTCCTTGGGCGATGGCATGCGGTTGGCATCATGGGCCAAG GTGTTGGAGATAGCAGAAGCAGATGAATTGGTACTTGGAAATTGGAAATCTCAAGGTACCACAAACGGCATGTCAGTGCTTGATGATCATGAGGTACTGTTTCCAATGGTTCAAGTTGGAAGTCACTGCTCCAAGTGGATCACTGTGAAAAATCCTAGCAAGCAGCCAGTTATAATGCAGCTCATTCTGAACTCAGGAGAAATTGTTGATGAATGCAGGAGCCAAGATGTTTTTATGCAGCCTCCTCCTGGTAGCTTGAGTCACAATTTGTCTGCTATACCAATGAGATATGGGTTCTCAATAGGAGAGAGTGCACGGACAGAGGCCTATGTTCAACCGTATGGGACAGCATCTTTTGGGCCGATTTTATTTCACCCTTCAAATCGTTGTGGGTGGAGAAGTTCCGCATTGATAAGGAACAATCTTTCTGGTGTAGAGTGGTTATCTTTGAGGGGATTTGGAGGGTCAATTTCTCTAGTCCTGTTTGAGGGTTCAGAGCCCATCCGGAGTGTAGAATTTAACCTTAACTTACCAACTTCTTTAAACATCTCTCCTCCACAAATGTTTTTTCACATAGAAGAGACTACTTATGCCTGTTCTCAGCCATTTTTAAAAGAGCTGTATGCCAGGAACACTGGAGACTTGCCGCTTGAGGTAAGAAGCATTGAGGTTTCTGGGACAGAGTGTGTACTTGATGGTTTTATGGTGCATACTTGTAAAGGTTTCTCTCTTGAACCTGGAGAGTCAACAAAGCTTCTGATATCATACCAGCCAGATTTTACAGCAGTAATGGTACATAGAGAGCTTGAACTGGCTTTGGCTACAGACATTCTTGTCATACCAATGAAGGCAACTCTCCCTGTTCACATGCTTAATCTTTGTAAGAAGTCAGTGTTCTGGATGCGGCTAAAGAAACTCTCTATTGCTGTTCTTCTTTCTGTTTCGTTATTGTTTCTCATATTCTGTTTCATCTTTCACCAAGCAATGGTCTTGGGCTTCCAAGATTATTTATACAAGAGTGAGAAGAACCCCATCACTACAATCAGGACTGGAGGAAAATCTTCTCGTGTCAATCGTAGTCAAAGAAACAGTAGGTTTTCTACGTCAGCTGAAATGGATGGTATGTTAAGTTCAGTTGGGGATGTTAAATCTTTGAAGGAGGGATCCAATGGTAGATGCCTAAATGGTCAGGTTAGGACCAAGGAACAGGGGCTAACTGATCCAAATGCAAAACTAACTCCTGAAAATGACAGGGAAATTAACAGTTTCTTAGATCCTCAAGGGAATAGTTCATTGCCATCTTTGCCCTCAAAATCTGCAGTGGGTGAGAACCCTGATACAAAGGAAGCACCTCAAGCTGGTACCCTCACAATCAGGACTgggaaagaaaagggaagaaggcgaaggaaaagaaaaggtcGATTTACTGGATTGATTGAAGTTTCAAGTAGTCAAAGTGGAAATTCTACACCTTCATCCCCCTTGTCCCCTATAACATCTGTAACATCTAATCGAACATGGTCGTTCTCTCTTGAGTTGGACCAATCTGTTGAGGCCAGAAATCCTTTTACTCAATTGGCTGACCAAACCTGTGAGAAGGTTCAAGTTCCTGAACCTATTTCCAAAGCAAACGTGTTGGGACCTAAGGTTTCTGTGGAACATGGCAGCAACAACTGGTATTCTTCGACCCAAGTCCAGTCTACAGTATCAAAACCTGTTCTATTGCCCTCTGCTACTTTTCCTTCTGCTGGTAGGGCTACTCCCAGCTTGTTGAGCTCCTCTCCTCCTTTGGCTTCAACATCTGTTATGGCTCCTCATGCTCGAGCTCCTGGGTCCAAACTCTGTGACCAGAAAACCATAAAAGCAGTAGGAAAGGCTAGACTAGGAGATGAATATACATATGATATTTGGGGTGACCATTTTTCTGGACTTCATTTAATGGATAGTTCAAAGGATGTTGTCGCCATGAATTCCAGCACTGCAGAAAATGACTCTGATAGTTTCTTTGTAAGGGGTCCACAAACCCTCATGAAAAAATCTCAACCAAGATTT AATTTGTCAACAGGGTCACCCCATGCTGTTTGCAACATCACTACAAAAGGACGCTAG